From one Brachypodium distachyon strain Bd21 chromosome 4, Brachypodium_distachyon_v3.0, whole genome shotgun sequence genomic stretch:
- the LOC100841176 gene encoding B3 domain-containing protein Os11g0156000, with protein MAMHPLSQGHPQAWPWGVAMYTNLHYHQQYEREHLFEKPLTPSDVGKLNRLVIPKQHAERYFPLNGGDSPGEKDLLLSFEDEAGKPWRFRYSYWTSSQSYVLTKGWSRYVKEKHLDAGDVVHFDRVRGLGTGDRLFIGCRRRGETAPAAVATPPPVRVLPPALNAGEQKPWSPMCYSTSGSYPTSPANSYAYRHSVEQDHSDMLHAGESQRDADAKSSSTASAPPSRRLRLFGVNLDCGPEPEAEAPTTPMYGYTNHSPYAAVATVPNYWGSS; from the exons ATGGCCATGCACCCACTCTCCCAAGGGCACCCACAGGCCTGGCCATGGGGGGTAGCCATGTACACGAACCTACACTACCACCAACAGTACGAGAGGGAGCACCTGTTCGAGAAACCATTGACGCCCAGTGATGTGGGCAAGCTCAACAGGTTGGTGATCCCCAAGCAGCATGCGGAGAGGTACTTCCCCCTGAACGGTGGAGACTCCCCCGGTGAGAAGGACCTGCTCCTGTCCTTCGAGGATGAGGCCGGCAAGCCATGGCGGTTCCGGTACTCATACTGGACGAGCAGCCAGAGCTACGTGCTCACCAAGGGCTGGAGCCGGTACGTCAAGGAGAAGCACCTAGACGCTGGAGACGTCGTGCACTTCGATAGGGTGCGTGGCCTTGGCACAGGCGACAGGCTCTTCATCGGCTGCAGGCGCCGTGGCGAGACTGCCCCAGCAGCGGTGGCAACACCGCCTCCTGTGCGTGTTCTGCCGCCTGCGCTGAACGCCGGGGAGCAGAAGCCTTGGAGCCCGATGTGCTACAGCACGTCAGGGTCGTACCCTACCAGCCCTGCCAATTCCTACGCCTATCGCCACTCCGTGGAGCAGGATCACAGCGACATGCTGCACGCAG GCGAGTCGCAGAGAGACGCAGACGCcaagagcagcagcacagcATCAGCACCACCATCTAGGCGTCTCAGGCTCTTCGGCGTGAACCTCGACTGTGGCCCGGAGCCGGAGGCAGAGGCGCCAACGACGCCAATGTACGGCTACActaaccacagcccctacgcTGCAGTGGCCACAGTGCCAAATTACTG GGGCAGTTCATAA
- the LOC100840871 gene encoding uncharacterized protein LOC100840871, with the protein MMMGKRRKRNLVCFEMPFLLTVSCCCLAGVGMLCSYCPVVPVHALHANQQRGEKTPREEKNNVRVADQVTTMQWQSGTAIAIEQACDVMDCKAKAGLIIPATGSREEKRGPPPIKRHLNLVWTTDLWVTSPGPPEWASANTDRLVRPACCHAPPLPGPVRAGALYTGRCCALIVKNE; encoded by the exons atgatgatgggcaagagaaggaaaaggaactTGGTATGTTTTGAGATGCCTTTTCTCCTGACGGTGTCATGTTG CTGCCTTGCTGGTGTGGGAATGCTGTGCTCCTACTGTCCTGTTGTTCCTGTGCATGCATTGCACGCCAACCAGCAGAGAGGAGAGAAAACaccaagagaagagaagaataaTGTGCGTGTGGCCGATCAAGTGACGACGATGCAGTGGCAATctggtac GGCGATAGCGATCGAGCAAGCATGTGACGTAATGGATTGTAAAGCCAAAGCCGGGCTAATAATTCCGGCCACTGGCagcagagaagagaagagagggccTCCTCCAATCAAGCGACACCTGAACCTCGTGTGGACGACCGACTTGTGGGTGACGTCACCCGGGCCTCCTGAGTGGGCTTCTGCCAATACAGATCGGCTTGTCAGGCCCGCCTGCTGCCACGCCCCCCCTCTACCCGGTCCCGTTCGGGCCGGGGCCCTCTACACAGGGCGCTGCTGTGCACTTATCGTGAAAAATGAGTGA
- the LOC100827613 gene encoding NAC domain-containing protein 90: MATTRMSSSAGEEEEEELALAAAPGFRFYPTEEELLGFYLRHRLSAAAARPQLHRVIPVVDVYAHHPSQLRSMAGEASARDAEQWFFFCPRAPERELRGGRPGRTAPSGYWKATGSPSYVFSSSSSSSSELIGVKRTMVFYHGRAPTGAKTRWKMNEYKAIAHDDPVAAAHLQPTTAPPKLRNEFSVCRVYVSTGTLRSFDRRPLNPPGAGGHGQAQVQAYQHQSVPSAAALDTNLAENSRVFSNSLIAAAAASDVLDFDMDF, encoded by the exons ATGGCAACAACTCGTATGAGTAGCAGCgccggcgaagaagaagaagaagaactggcgttggcggcggcgccggggttCCGGTTCTAtccgacggaggaggagctgctggGCTTCTacctccgccaccgcctctccgccgccgcagcccggcCGCAGCTCCACCGCGTGATCCCCGTCGTCGACGTCTACGCCCACCACCCTTCCCAACTCCGCT CGATGGCGGGGGAGGCGAGCGCTCGGGACGCGGAGCAGTGGTTCTTCTTCTGCCCGCGGGCGCCGGAGCGGGAGCTGCGCGGGGGCAGACCGGGACGCACCGCGCCCTCGGGATACTGGAAGGCCACCGGCTCCCCCTCCTACGtcttctcctcctcatcttcctcgtctTCAGAGCTCATCGGGGTCAAGAGGACCATGGTGTTCTACCATGGCCGCGCGCCCACGGGGGCCAAGACCCGCTGGAAGATGAACGAGTACAAGGCCATCGCCCATGATGACCCGGTGGCCGCCGCACACCTGCAGCCAACCACGGCGCCTCCCAAG CTGAGGAACGAGTTCAGCGTGTGCAGGGTGTACGTCAGCACGGGGACGCTCAGATCCTTCGACCGCCGCCCGCTCAATccgcccggcgccggcggccatggccaagCTCAAGTTCAAGCGTATCAGCATCAGAGTGTGCCTTCGGCGGCTGCCTTGGACACGAACCTTGCCGAGAACAGTCGCGTCTTTAGTAACTCCCTgatcgctgctgctgctgctagtgACGTTTTGGACTTCGACATGGATTTTTGA
- the LOC100841480 gene encoding uncharacterized protein LOC100841480, whose translation MHRLLLSRPPMPTPVLHTTPASPAADGDLLELDVLWPASSAPGLLAALPNDEAKKKKKRSGAGAGAGGPAAVRSAGRAIPEKAAAVTVPSAAAATARSAPVRIPCEARRGRWAHAVGGGGSDDGDAMVPPHEIVARRAAAHSSVLEGAGRTLKGRDLRRVRNAVLRRTGFLD comes from the coding sequence ATGCACCGCCTCCTGCTCTCCCGCCCCCCGATGCCCACCCCCGTCCTCCACACCACGcccgcctcccccgccgccgacggcgaccTCCTCGAGCTCGACGTCCTCTggcccgcctcctcggcccccggcctcctcgccgcgctccCCAACGACgaggccaagaagaagaagaagcgctccggcgcgggcgcgggcgcgggcggccctGCTGCCGTCCGATCCGCCGGCCGCGCCATCCCGGAGAAGGCCGCTGCGGTGACCGTgccgtcagcggcggcggccacggcgaggtCGGCCCCGGTGCGCATACCGTGCGAGGCGCGGAGGGGGAGGTGGGCCCACGCcgtgggaggcggcggcagcgacgacgGGGACGCCATGGTCCCGCCGCACGAGATCGTcgcgcggcgcgcggcggcacaCAGCTCCGTGCTCGAGGGCGCCGGGAGGACGCTCAAGGGCCGCGACCTCCGCCGCGTCCGCAACGCCGTCCTGCGCCGCACCGGCTTCCTCGACTGA